One Mycobacterium kubicae genomic window carries:
- a CDS encoding type III pantothenate kinase, translating into MLLAIDVRNTHTVVGLISGAKEHAKVVQQWRIRTEPEVTADELALTIDGLIGEDSERLTGAAGLSTVPSVLHEVRIMLEQYWPAIPHVLIEPGVRTGIPLLVDNPKEVGADRIVNCLAAFHKFNTAAIVVDFGSSICVDVVSAKGEFLGGAIAPGVQVSSDAAAARSAALRRVELARPRSVVGKNTVECMQSGAVFGFAGLVDGLVTRVRDNVKGFSSSDDVAVVATGHTAPLLLPELHTVDHYDQHLTLHGLRLVFERNREAQRGRLKTAR; encoded by the coding sequence GTGCTGCTGGCGATCGACGTCCGCAACACCCACACCGTCGTCGGCCTGATCTCCGGAGCCAAAGAGCACGCAAAGGTCGTGCAGCAGTGGCGGATTCGCACCGAACCGGAAGTCACCGCCGACGAACTGGCGCTCACCATCGACGGCCTCATCGGCGAGGACTCCGAGCGCCTCACCGGCGCTGCCGGACTGTCCACCGTTCCCTCGGTTTTGCATGAAGTGCGGATCATGCTCGAGCAATACTGGCCGGCGATCCCGCATGTCCTGATCGAACCCGGCGTGCGCACCGGCATTCCGCTGCTGGTCGACAACCCCAAAGAAGTGGGCGCCGACCGAATCGTCAACTGCCTGGCGGCTTTTCACAAGTTCAACACCGCGGCCATCGTCGTCGATTTCGGGTCGTCGATCTGTGTTGACGTGGTGTCGGCCAAGGGCGAATTCCTCGGTGGCGCGATCGCGCCCGGGGTGCAGGTGTCTTCCGATGCGGCCGCAGCCCGCTCGGCGGCGCTGCGCCGGGTCGAGTTGGCCCGGCCGCGCTCGGTGGTCGGAAAGAACACCGTCGAGTGCATGCAGTCCGGCGCGGTATTCGGCTTCGCCGGCCTGGTCGACGGCTTGGTCACCCGGGTGCGCGACAACGTGAAGGGCTTTTCCAGCAGCGACGACGTCGCGGTGGTGGCTACCGGGCACACCGCGCCGCTGCTGCTGCCCGAACTGCACACCGTCGACCACTACGACCAGCACCTCACCCTGCACGGGCTGCGCCTGGTCTTCGAGCGCAACAGGGAAGCTCAGCGCGGCCGGCTGAAGACCGCCCGCTGA
- the panD gene encoding aspartate 1-decarboxylase, with protein sequence MLRTMLKSKIHRATVTQADLHYVGSVTIDADLMEAADLLEGEQVTIVDIDNGARLVTYAITGERGSGVIGINGAAAHLVHPGDLVILIAYGTMEDAEARAYQPRIVFVDADNKPVDLGHDPAFVPADAGELLDPRIGVR encoded by the coding sequence ATGTTACGGACGATGCTGAAGTCGAAGATCCACCGCGCCACCGTCACCCAAGCCGACCTGCACTACGTCGGATCGGTCACCATCGACGCCGACCTCATGGAAGCCGCTGATCTGCTCGAAGGCGAACAGGTGACCATCGTCGACATCGACAACGGTGCCCGGCTGGTGACGTACGCGATCACCGGTGAGCGCGGCAGCGGCGTCATCGGAATCAACGGCGCCGCCGCCCATCTCGTTCACCCTGGCGACCTGGTCATCCTGATCGCTTACGGCACCATGGAAGACGCCGAGGCCCGGGCCTACCAGCCGCGCATTGTGTTCGTCGACGCCGACAATAAGCCCGTCGACTTGGGTCACGATCCGGCGTTCGTTCCCGCCGACGCAGGCGAACTGCTCGACCCCCGGATCGGCGTGCGGTAA
- the panC gene encoding pantoate--beta-alanine ligase, which yields MRAQQPKFHPGELNVYSLPSDVTGVSRALRHTGRRVMLVPTMGALHEGHLALVRAAKRTPGAVVAVSIFVNPLQFGAGEDLDAYPRTLGEDLAQLREAGVDIVFAPTAAAMYPNGLRTTVQPGPLAAELEGGQRPSHFAGVLTVVLKLLQIVRPDRVFFGEKDYQQLVLIRQMVADLDVDVQVIGVPTVREADGLAMSSRNRYLDPAQREAAVSLSAALTAGAHAAADGPRAALDAARSVLDATPGLVVDYLELRDVELGPLRDNGSGRLLVAARLGGTRLLDNVSIQIGNIAGTHGPDGQPQSPWRN from the coding sequence GTGAGAGCGCAGCAACCCAAATTTCACCCCGGTGAGCTCAACGTCTACTCGCTGCCCAGCGACGTCACCGGCGTCAGCCGCGCGCTGCGGCACACCGGGCGGCGGGTGATGCTGGTGCCCACCATGGGAGCGCTGCACGAGGGCCACCTTGCCCTGGTCCGCGCGGCCAAGAGGACACCCGGCGCGGTGGTCGCCGTCTCGATCTTCGTCAACCCGCTGCAGTTCGGTGCCGGCGAAGACCTCGACGCCTACCCCCGCACGCTGGGCGAGGATCTCGCGCAGCTGCGCGAGGCAGGTGTCGACATCGTGTTCGCGCCCACCGCCGCGGCGATGTACCCGAATGGGCTGCGCACCACCGTGCAGCCCGGCCCGCTGGCGGCCGAACTCGAAGGCGGTCAGCGGCCGAGCCATTTCGCCGGAGTGCTCACCGTCGTGCTCAAACTGCTGCAGATCGTGCGTCCGGACCGGGTGTTCTTCGGCGAGAAGGACTATCAGCAACTGGTGCTGATCCGGCAGATGGTCGCCGACTTGGACGTCGATGTCCAGGTGATCGGGGTGCCGACCGTGCGGGAAGCCGACGGGTTGGCGATGTCGTCGCGCAACCGCTACCTCGATCCGGCGCAACGCGAAGCTGCCGTGTCACTTTCGGCGGCGCTGACAGCAGGTGCGCACGCCGCCGCCGACGGACCGCGGGCGGCGCTTGACGCCGCGCGTTCGGTGCTGGACGCCACACCCGGACTGGTGGTCGATTACCTCGAGCTGCGCGACGTCGAGCTGGGCCCGTTGCGCGACAACGGATCCGGTCGGCTGCTGGTCGCGGCCCGGCTGGGCGGCACCCGACTGCTGGACAACGTGTCGATTCAAATCGGAAATATCGCCGGCACCCATGGGCCGGACGGACAACCTCAATCACCTTGGAGGAACTGA
- a CDS encoding Rossmann-like and DUF2520 domain-containing protein, which produces MGQFDGLRPARLKVGIISAGRVGTALGVALERADHVVVACSAISHASRQRAARRLPDTSVLAVPDVAASAELLVLAVPDSELAGLVSGLAATEAVRPGTIVVHTSGVNGIGILAPLTGQSCIPLAIHPAMTFTGSDEDISRLPDTCFGITAADDVGYAIGQSLVLEMGGEPFCVREDARVLYHAALAHAGNHLVTVLTDALEALRAALRGNELLGQQLVEDQPGGIAERIVGPLARAALENTLQRGQAALTGPVARGDAAAVAGHLAALAQVDPQLAQAYRVNALRTAQRAHAPDDVVEVLTP; this is translated from the coding sequence ATGGGGCAGTTCGACGGTTTGCGCCCGGCCAGGCTCAAGGTGGGGATCATCTCCGCCGGCCGGGTCGGCACCGCGCTGGGTGTGGCGCTGGAGCGCGCCGATCACGTGGTGGTGGCGTGTAGCGCCATCTCGCACGCGTCGCGGCAACGAGCGGCGCGGCGGCTGCCCGACACCTCGGTGCTGGCAGTGCCGGACGTCGCTGCCAGCGCAGAGTTGCTGGTGCTGGCCGTTCCCGACAGCGAACTGGCCGGCCTGGTGTCCGGTCTGGCCGCCACCGAGGCGGTGCGGCCGGGCACCATCGTGGTGCACACCTCCGGGGTCAACGGAATCGGTATCCTCGCACCGCTGACCGGGCAGAGCTGCATTCCACTGGCCATTCATCCCGCGATGACCTTCACCGGGTCCGACGAGGACATCAGCCGGTTGCCGGACACCTGCTTCGGGATCACCGCGGCTGACGACGTGGGTTATGCGATCGGGCAGTCCCTGGTGCTGGAGATGGGCGGGGAGCCGTTCTGCGTGCGCGAGGACGCCCGCGTCCTCTACCACGCCGCGCTGGCGCACGCCGGCAATCACCTGGTCACAGTGCTCACCGACGCGCTCGAAGCGCTGCGGGCCGCCCTGCGCGGCAACGAACTGCTCGGCCAACAACTCGTCGAAGACCAACCGGGCGGCATCGCCGAACGCATCGTCGGGCCCCTGGCCCGGGCCGCGCTGGAGAACACGCTGCAGCGGGGGCAGGCCGCACTGACCGGTCCGGTCGCCCGCGGTGACGCCGCCGCGGTGGCCGGGCATCTGGCCGCGCTCGCCCAGGTCGACCCGCAGTTGGCGCAGGCATACCGCGTCAATGCACTGCGCACCGCCCAGCGCGCCCACGCGCCCGACGACGTCGTCGAGGTGCTCACGCCGTGA